In the bacterium SCSIO 12741 genome, AAAGCACTTTTTTAAAAGTACAATCGCGATTGGTTCCAATGGAAAAAATAGAGACATGTCTTTATACAATCGTTAGCTTCAATAACTAATAATGCTGTCTGAAGAAGAAAAACATAAAATCATCCTAGAAGAGCGACTGCGATTTGAAACAAAGGAAGAGCTACAGAATCAATCTAAAAAACAAAATCGGGCGATTGCATTTTTCAATACAAACCTTGGTCTTTTTTTGTTATCTACAATTTTGGTTGGTGGAATCAGCTTTTCATACAACTATTTTAGGGAAAAGGAAATTAAACGAATAGAGCAATTAGATCTCGAGAGGCAGCGATTATTCACAAAAAATAAACTTTTAGATGAGGTCGTTCATAGATTTAAAATATTGCAACTTGCGACTGATACACTAGTTGAATATAGAAGTAAGGATATATACCTTGCATTGAAAGGCAATTCTGTAGAGAGCCCGCTAAAAGCTGAATACTATAATTTCAAATCTGTTTATGGTGAATACGCAGCGTGGAGTATTCAAAGGTTACTTCGAGAATTATCACTGGTTGAAGAAAATCCAGAGAACCTAGAACAAATTAAAGACTTACTATACTCGTTCTCGGAGAATACGGAGTCACTAAATCATCTAAGTGAAAATTTCTATCTAGTTACTAATAAGGGGAGATACCTTCCAAAGGGAACCCAAATTAAAGTGTACAAGGGAAAAGACATGAAATATAGAGGACGATCGTACTACCTCAAAGATGAAAAGTATTACTACTTAGATAGAGGTGAAAAAATAAGCAGAAAATTCTTCAAGCTTGATCAAAATGAGAAAATCAATAAATTGGTTGAATTGATTAGAAAATACTTAACTGAAGCTAACATGGTGTAAAAATGCATTGAAACGCATTTTACACAGAACGTTGGGCGCAATTGAAACAAAGAAAATGGGGATATACGAATTAGCAGAACAAATGAGACGCATGCAGTCACTTATGGTGCCGAGTTATGTGACCCAGCTGCAAGAGATATCTCAGAAGCTTCAAATGCGGGATCAAGGGATTGTTAGGGTCTTATCTGAATTTCAAAAGAACTACCAACCACTTCAACTGAACATTCCAAAATTTGAAGTGCCTAATCCACCGACTTCCCAATTTGCTGAGATAGCCAAAAGGCTTCAGGCATCAATTCCTGATTTATCAGCTTTTGAGTATAATTTTGATGACTTTCAAGAAGAGGAAATTGAAGAAGAGGAACTAATCCAAGTAGTAGACAACACAAAAAATCTGATTAAAAGCATATACGAAGACCATAACCTTTTGCAGGTAATTGAACCAAGAAAATTTGAAGAGATTATTGCTGAACTTCTTTATTCAAAGGGATTTGAAGTAAACCTAACGAAGCAAACGAAAGACGGAGGATATGATATATTGGCGATTCAACAAATTGGAGGATTCCCAATCAAATTCCTTGTAGAGTGCAAAAGATATAAGAAAAACATAGGGATAGATATTATCAGAAGTTTCTGTGATGTAATTCGACACGAACAAGCTAACAAAGGAATAATCTTTACCACTTCTTATTTCTCCAAAGATTCTCAAAAAAGGAAAAGTGAGATGGGAACGATTCTTGACCTACAAAATAGAGAAGATATAATTGATTGGATTATTGACTACCACAGAAGTTAGAAGTCGACCCCACTCGGCGTAGTTTACAACTACTGACCTTCTCCCCAAAAAACTGTAGATACCCCAAAAAATAGGACAGTAAGTTTAATTGATAAATTTACTGATTATGACCCGACGGAAGTTTACCTCTAAGTTCAAGACCAAAGTGGTTTTGGAAGCCTTAAAAGAACGAAGCAGTTTAGCAGAACTGGCTCAGAAATACGAATTACAACCCACCCAGATCAGCGCCTGGAAACGAGAGTTTTTAGAAGGAGCTACCCAAGTGTTTGATTCTGGGAAATCAAGCAAGAAAAGCGAAGCCGAGCAGGAGAAGGATAAATTACTCAAGACCATCGGTAAGCTCAAAGTGGAAAACGATTTTTTAAAAGACGCCTTGCGCTAAGACCCTTAGCAGAACGCCGTGATATGATACGCAAGGGTCATTCTACTTTGAGCTTAGTCAAGCAGTGTAAAATGCTGGACATTCATCGCTCAGGACTGTATTACAAGCCCCAACCCGAAAGTGATTTCAATCTAAAACTGATGCGGGAAATAGATGAACACTACCTTCACCATCCTTTCAAAGGAGCTAAACGCATGCACATCTGGCTTACCCGTGACAAAGGGTACCAGGTGAGCAAAAATCGGATAGAACGGCTTTATTACCGGGTTATGGGATTAAGAGCCATTATGCCGGGCAGACATACTTCCAGGCGATGCAAGTCTCATCCGGTATATCCCTACTTGCTCAGAAACCTGACCATAGATCGACCGAACCAGGTATGGGCCACGGACATCACTTACATCCCCATGGAAAAGGGATATATGTATTTAGTGGCCATCATTGATCTATACAGCCGGTATGTGGTTAACTGGAGCATCTCCAATAGCATGGATGCAGCTTGGTGTAGAGCAACCCTTCAGGATGCTATTGAAATGCATGGAAAACCTGAGATTATCAATACTGATCAGGGCAGTCAGTTTACCGCAGAGGAGTTCTCTTCTTTTGTACTCAAACAAGGAATAAGACTGAGCATGGATGGAAAAGGACGAGCAACGGACAATGCTTTTATTGAAAGGCTTTGGAGAAATATCAAATACGAAAAACTCTATCTGAATCCTCCCACCGATGGACTGGATCTTTACCTGAAAACAGCAGAATACTTTAACTACTAAAACAACGAAAGAAGGCATCAGGCTTTGGACTATCAAATACCTATTCACCGATATGAAAAAGCTGCCTAAAACAAACTTAACTTTGACAAATAGCTGTCCTCATACTTGGGGTATCTACACCAAGGGTATTTCCGTTTTTTAAGTGTCGATCTTTTTCTTTGGCTTCTTTTAAAATGTCTTCGTTTGAACGCAGATCAGAGATAGCATTTATGGTACCATTATGTTGTTCTATTTGCGCCAAAAAAGCTGATGCAACCTCTAAACAGCTCCATTCTCCAGTTTTTATATTTTCTAGAATTTGCTTTGCTGAGCTATAAATAATCTGTTTCATTTTTGCTTTTTGTTTTTAGTTCCAGCCATGCTGTAATTGTGTTTATTGCTAGTGACATATTACCTACCATGCAATGGTCTTCTGCAGCATCTTTTTTTGTGAAAATATGGTCGGTAACTGATTGGGCATTTTTGAGTGCTTTAACCTGAAGGTGATGCATTTTTACAGGGATAAAATGATCTTTTGCACCACTCAGCAGAAGAACGTCTTGAGTTACTTTTTCCGAAGCAATGTTCTCTTTATTCATTTGAAGAATGATTTGAGAAGCATCCATGGGTGTTTTCGCTCCGGTTAAATGCATCAAGTTATTAATGGACCATCGTTCTTGTGGAATAAGCTTCATTTTTATCCTTGCCATGTGGTTCATGAAGCCTTTGAATTTCATGAAGAACAGTAGTAGTTTTTTACCCCATTTTGGAAGAATTTCCAGGTAATCATATCCAACGCCCAATGCAATCACTTTGGTTATTCTTGGTTCAAAAGCTGCGGCACGAATCGCCCACCATCCGCCCATAGAGATTCCCATTAGCGATGCTTCTTCAAGGTTAAAATGGTCCAATACTGCTTTGGTTGGTTTTTCCCAATCAATAATCATCTTTAAACCATAATCTTTTAGTGGTTCTCCTTGGCCTGGTCCTTCAAAACAAATAACTTCTATACCTCTCTTTGTGAAGGTTTGAGCTATTAAACAAAACTCTTCCATGAAAGAATCGAATCCTCCAAATATTAAGAGTGTTTCTGTTTTTTTACCTTTTGCAGCATATCGCATAGCAGGAATAAAACCATTGTCATAAGGGATGTATTTACAGTCCTCCGAGTTAACAATACTCGACTGGTAAAAGAAATGCCTGAATTTTTGGTAAAGCTTGTATTTATCAGGATCATCCGGCATTGTAAAAAACTCTGCTCCACGGTAATACATTGCTGCTGCAAGTTTCTCACCGTGTTTAAGCTTATGGTCAGCCATTTCTATCATTTTAGGTTTCCAATCATCAATTCCCTTGATGTTTGCGCCTAATATTTTTATATCACTTAGCTCATAAAACCCAAGAGAATACCACCGATTTAATTGGTAATCGATGATTTTGATAGGGTGTACCTTGTGGTATCCTATTGGAAACAAATCATCTGCTTGATCTTTCATCATTGTGTCATTCATTCTTGAATAAAATGTTGAATTTGTTGGATGCAGAAGTTCGTAGCCTCCCGATGCAAAAAATGGCCAGCTTCATTATGGTATCTTAGGTTAAAGCAATGTTCTGCTTCCATTTTTTTAAACTGATTAAGGTCAACAGTTCCATCTTTCTGCCCTATAAGAACCAATGTTGGTATAGTGGGAAGCTGTTGGTATAGTGCTAACCTTTCTTTTTGTTTTCGTTCTTTGCCAAGTTGCCAGTAATAGCCAAGAGCTGCTTCTTTTCGCCACGGTTTTTCAAAACAATGAACCATTTCCAATTTTAGCTGCTCGGCACTCAGTTTGGGACTCCACCTTTTGTATAGCGTATCGAGGTAGGCATAGTTGTTTTTAGATAATCGAGTTATGGATTTTGATCGATTCGCGAAGTATAAAATGTGCCGAGCCTTTAGCAAAAGCTTAAGAGAAGGTTTCAGAAATTTGGGGTGTGGCATATTGAGTGCAATTACTCTTTTAACATGCAATGGATATAGGTTTGCCATGATATAGGCAACGGTTGCCCCCCAGTCGTGGCCTACAACCGTATATTCTTTTAGGTCTAGCTTTAGTGCAAGTGCGTGAATGTCTTCAGCAATTCTTAATGCCGAATAATCGTGATCTTTAGGAATGTCAGTTGGATAGTATCCTCTTAAAAAAGGGGAGATGCAGGTGTTAGACTCAGCTAGTTCGGTAATTAAGTCATCCCATGCCCCGGCATGATCGGGAAATCCGTGTAGGAAAAAAATAGGATGGCCTTTTCCTTCTTGAAGGTAGGTATAGTTCAGTTTGCCCACCATGGTTTGTTTAATGTTGAATTTGCTTAGTTGAATGTTATCGTTTTGCATTTGTGTTGCTTCCATTACAATCTTTTTAACATACCCTTTGCGGTGTTTTGATAAAGCAAAACTATGTTGGCTTTTAAGAGGAATCGTCCGGTTATGTATATCCGAACCTTTTTAGAAAATAATACAGGAAGTGTTTCGGGAGGAGTTTGGCTACAACTAAGAAATACTGTTTTTATAAGCTTTTGGAGTCATGCCGGTAAGCTGTTTGAATGCTGTGTTAAAGGATGATTTTGAGTTGAAGCCGCATTCCAGCGCCAAGCCCAAAATAGAAAGGTGGCTGTACTTCGCATCGGCAATTCTTTCCTTGAACAGTTCAATGCGGTATCCGTTTATAAACTCATTGAAGTTTTTACCAAATTCTTCATTAATCAATGCAGAGAGTTTATTGCAGTGTATGTCCATGGCTGTAGCCATTTTCCGTATGTCTATTCCTGCATCCAAATAGGGGTGTTCCTTTTCGAAGAATTGAATAACTCTCTTAACTTCTTCGGTAGACCATGTTTTTTTTGTGGTTATATGAACTTCTGTCTCATTTACTTCTAATCCACTCCAGCGAATTTTGATCAATTGAGATTTTATTTCAATGAAGTCGGCATTTTGAGTAATTGGGCTAATCAAAGGATCAACAATGAGAAATAGGAGTAACGGAATTTTTTGATCAAAGGCAAGTCTTAGCCATTTCACAGCCTTTTCGTGATCATTATCAAATGCGTAAATCAAAAATTGAAACGCGATGGATCGATCGGTTGTTATTTGAGAAAGTTTGTCTTTGCAGGCGTCTAACTTTTCTAATTGCTCCAGTTTTGCATAACATAATCCCAAAACACCAAAGTATGCAGCTGCATCGTTGCAAGTGTCCATCTTAGTGGTGAAAAATTCTATTACGGCTTCTGTGTCACCGCTCATAATTTGAGCACAACTTTTGATAACGATAGCAGGCATTAATTTAGGGCTGTAGCTTAGTGCCTGGTTACAATATTTAGCTGCTAACTCATAATCATGATCCAGATAAGCGATCCAACCTTTTGTAAACAGTTTGTTTGGTGAAAGTGGATCTAATTGTAAGGCAATGTTAATGTGTTTGTTGGCCTGAAGACTTTTCCCAATTAAGATGTAGATTAGAGAAAGTACTGTATGAGATTCTGAGTGGCTAGGATTGGACTCTAACACTTTGTTAAGCTCAACAAAGGCATTTTTTAATTGCCAGTCTTGCCAAAAATAGTTGCTACCTAATGTAAATCCAAGGTCTGAAGAGTTAGGAGCGATGACTTTCGCTTTATCGCAGTAATGATTTACTTTTTGGAAGGCATCGAAAGGGTTGATGTATCCTGTGCCTGCCAAAAAAACATAACTGTTGGCTAAGCCAATGAGAGGAGCAGCATAATTTTCTTCATACGATAGTGCTTTATTAAAGCAATCAATGGCTTTGTTTACATCACTCTCATTCCACTTTTTATAATGGTATTGTCCTTTTAAGTAATGCAAATAAGCATCCACCGAAACGTTCTGCTTTCTTAGATTAAACCCAGAAAAATCGAAGTGCCAAAAATTCTCACGAAGTTTTTCAGCTATCTCGGTACTTATTTCCTCTTCTAAGTCTATAATATTATTAAAATCATCTTTCCAAGATTGAGACCAAAGTACATGGTCATTGATTGGATCTATAAGGTTGGTTAATACTTTTATTTTTTTGTCAATAATAGTAACAGAGCCTTCTACTACAACATGAGCTTGAAGTGATTCGGAAATTTCTTTTAAACTTAGAGGCGAGTTTTTAAACCTGAAACTAGAAGTGCTTGAAGTCAATCTTAATCCATCAATTATTGATAGCTTATTGATGATGAACTCTGAAAGTCCATCTCCTAAATATTCTAAATCTGTTTTATTGCTAAAAACCTTGAAAGGAAGAACAGCTATATGAATGTTTGATTTATTCAAATGTAAATCTCTGATTTGTATTGTTCTTTTTTATTTTGATAATTGAGGCTAACGGTCTCGGCTATGCGTAGTGCGGGATTTCAAGGCACTTCATTGTCTGCCTACCGTAAAGTTTATTAAATGTAATTACTCTCATATCGGTAGTATAGCTCGCATTACGTATAGCCATTGTTGTGCGGTCGGCTTTTATTTTTTGTTTTGTTTCCAAGATTTTTCCATTAGATCAAATCCGTAATTCCAACCTTTTTCAGTATCCGAAATAGTTCCTTCAGGAAGCTTTCGTAACTCTTCGCTAATACCTTCACCTACTTGAATAAATATTAACTGAGAACCTCGTTTCCCATCAGGTTTAATTTCTACAGTTATTGTATCTACGACAGGTGAAAAGTCAGGCATTGCACAGGTGTATTTGAGTTTATTAGGTTGTTCAACTTCCAAATATTTCCCTGTCATAACAAAAGTATCTTTTCCTTCCGTTCTCGTTATGGTGTACTGTCCGCCTACTCGCAAGTCAATATCGAATTTGGTGTCTGATGTCCACCAAACAATCATATCATTGGGTTTTGTAAATGCCGCAAATACCTTATCAGGTAACACTTCAAATTGTCTAACGATTTTTATCTGTTTCATTTCTGTATTCTGATTTTGTTGTTTGCTCGATTTGTCGGTCATGTTATTACAAGCCGATAATGTCAAAAGCATTAATGTTAAAAGTCCAAATACTTGTTTCATCTATTTGCAGTTAGGTTTTAGCTGCCGCACAACGGTCCCGGCTATGAGTAGTTGCGTGGGTTAGCGATTAACTTTGCAAGTACACACCAAACTGAAAATCCTCGCGGATTTTCAGAAGTAGGCGAGAAAAAGCAATTACTTATAGCCATTGTTGTGGTGTCGTTTTTTTTATTCCGATTCAACGTATTTTTTAAAATTCCCAAGTATAGCTTGCCATCCTGCACGTTGCTGTTCGTCAGAGTTTGTTCCCTCTGCATCAAATGTTTCGCTGACTTGAATTTCATTTCCGTTTTGAGTGAATTCAATGTCAACCTTTCGTCCGTCCGACATTTTGTAAGAAATCAATTCTTTGTCAACAATTTTCTCGTAAGTTCCCTCAAAGTCAAATCCAATACTTCCATCTTTAGCTTCCATTCGCCAAGAAAATGTTCCATTCGGTTTTAGGTCATTTTCTGCACTTGGGCAAGTCCATTCATCAGTCGCAAAATTCCAATTCGTTATATGTTTTGGTTCAGTCCAATAATTCCAAACTTTGTCAATTTCCGCTTGAACAGAAGTTTTTACAGTTATTCTATCCATAATTCCTATATTTTACTTGTTATTTCGTTCGTTTCTTAAATGCACCACAACGATTGTATGTAGATACCCCAAGTATGAGGACAGCTATTTGTCAAAGTTAAGTTTGTTTTAGGCAGCTTTTTCATATCGGTGAATAGGTATTTGATAGTCCAAAGCCTGATGCCTTCTTTCGTTGTTTTAGTAGTTAAAGTATTCTGCTGTTTTCAGGTAAAGATCCAGTCCATCGGTGGGAGGATTCAGATAGAGTTTTTCGTATTTGATATTTCTCCAAAGCCTTTCAATAAAAGCATTGTCCGTTGCTCGTCCTTTTCCATCCATGCTCAGTCTTATTCCTTGTTTGAGTACAAAAGAAGAGAACTCCTCTGCGGTAAACTGACTGCCCTGATCAGTATTGATAATCTCAGGTTTTCCATGCATTTCAATAGCATCCTGAAGGGTTGCTCTACACCAAGCTGCATCCATGCTATTGGAGATGCTCCAGTTAACCACATACCGGCTGTATAGATCAATGATGGCCACTAAATACATATATCCCTTTTCCATGGGGATGTAAGTGATGTCCGTGGCCCATACCTGGTTCGGTCGATCTATGGTCAGGTTTCTGAGCAAGTAGGGATATACCGGATGAGACTTGCATCGCCTGGAAGTATGTCTGCCCGGCATAATGGCTCTTAATCCCATAACCCGGTAATAAAGCCGTTCTATCCGATTTTTGCTCACCTGGTACCCTTTGTCACGGGTAAGCCAGATGTGCATGCGTTTAGCTCCTTTGAAAGGATGGTGAAGGTAGTGTTCATCTATTTCCCGCATCAGTTTTAGATTGAAATCACTTTCGGGTTGGGGCTTGTAATACAGTCCTGAGCGATGAATGTCCAGCATTTTACACTGCTTGACTAAGCTCAAAGTAGAATGACCCTTGCGTATCATATCACGGCGTTCTGCTAAGGGTCTTAGCGCAAGGCGTCTTTTAAAAAATCGTTTTCCACTTTGAGCTTACCGATGGTCTTGAGTAATTTATCCTTCTCCTGCTCGGCTTCGCTTTTCTTGCTTGATTTCCCAGAATCAAACACTTGGGTAGCTCCTTCTAAAAACTCTCGTTTCCAGGCGCTGATCTGGGTGGGTTGTAATTCGTATTTCTGAGCCAGTTCTGCTAAACTGCTTCGTTCTTTTAAGGCTTCCAAAACCACTTTGGTCTTGAACTTAGAGGTAAACTTCCGTCGGGTCATAATCAGTAAATTTATCAATTAAACTTACTGTCCTATTTTTTGGGGTATCTACAGGGCAAATAATAATTTGGATTAAGCTCTAAACACCTGGAATAATCCGAAACAGCTCCTTCCAAATCATCCAAATCGAATTTTGCTTTTGCTCGACTATTTAGATATACCGTATCCTCTAAAATTTGAATTGCCCTATCATAATCTGAAAGTGCTTCTTTTGTCCTTCCCATCGCCTTTTTCGCTAAAGCTCTTCCATTATAGGACTCATGACTTTTTTCATCCAGCTCCAAGGCCACAGAAAAAGTAAGAATAGCCTTTTCATACTCTTCAGAGTTATATTGAGAGAACCCCAATTCATTCAACTGCCTGACTTCAGTTTTATTCGAACAAGAAATCAGAAGTATTTGAACGATACCTATGAATAAGAGTTTAGTCATCCATGTCAAATTCAACATAGTCACTCCCCTTTTTTCGATAGGGTGCATAAACTCTCCCCGCTCCTTCATAAATAAGAAATTTTGAATTAGAATCTTTAACAAAAAGATATACTGAGGGTGCATTAAACCCAAGTAGACCTAATTCTACCGTATTATCCTTGTAAGACTATTTATTCTCAATTTCATCCAGCACCAAATTTCCCTTTTTATTAATGGAATAGTAGGCTACCACAACGGTATCAGATTCTGTTTGCGAAATAATCGTATCCAGAACATTGTCAAAATTCGGCTCCTCTTCTTTTAAAGACATCTCGATTCGATTCAAGATCAAGAGAACATCCAAATACTTAAGTTGCATTCCGGGATAAAAACAATCTTTTTGATTTAAGAAAAAAGGCTTTAAATCTGACATTATCCCGTTCAATTTTGAATATTGCCTAAACAACTTCGAAGTGCGATGAAAGCCAGTATAAGGCCTGACCAAACTTTGGTAATCATGATAACAAATGGGTATATCGAAAGGACTATTAAGCGTATCAGGCATAAGGTCTGAATATTCGAAAATGTGAATCATTATCATTGAACTCCACAGAAAATCCTTTTTGGGTGAATATTTCTTTTGAGATTCAATTCCATAACATCTTTCCGATCCCTTTAGACGAACAAACCTTTCAAGTTCTGGATTATTCGAACGCATAAATACTCTCGCTACCGTATCAATACAAACCAGCTTAGCTGCCAAGACATCGGTTGAGGGAGCTTGAATGATAAAAATGGTATCTCGTGCCGCAAACAAAGTGCCATTCAAAATAAAAAATAAGAATACCAATAGACTTTTCATAAATTTCCTTTTTCCTTAGCACGCTGTTCAGCTTTTATTATAATAGACGGATGTA is a window encoding:
- a CDS encoding restriction endonuclease, with protein sequence MKRILHRTLGAIETKKMGIYELAEQMRRMQSLMVPSYVTQLQEISQKLQMRDQGIVRVLSEFQKNYQPLQLNIPKFEVPNPPTSQFAEIAKRLQASIPDLSAFEYNFDDFQEEEIEEEELIQVVDNTKNLIKSIYEDHNLLQVIEPRKFEEIIAELLYSKGFEVNLTKQTKDGGYDILAIQQIGGFPIKFLVECKRYKKNIGIDIIRSFCDVIRHEQANKGIIFTTSYFSKDSQKRKSEMGTILDLQNREDIIDWIIDYHRS
- a CDS encoding transposase — encoded protein: MTRRKFTSKFKTKVVLEALKERSSLAELAQKYELQPTQISAWKREFLEGATQVFDSGKSSKKSEAEQEKDKLLKTIGKLKVENDFLKDALR
- a CDS encoding IS3 family transposase is translated as MIRKGHSTLSLVKQCKMLDIHRSGLYYKPQPESDFNLKLMREIDEHYLHHPFKGAKRMHIWLTRDKGYQVSKNRIERLYYRVMGLRAIMPGRHTSRRCKSHPVYPYLLRNLTIDRPNQVWATDITYIPMEKGYMYLVAIIDLYSRYVVNWSISNSMDAAWCRATLQDAIEMHGKPEIINTDQGSQFTAEEFSSFVLKQGIRLSMDGKGRATDNAFIERLWRNIKYEKLYLNPPTDGLDLYLKTAEYFNY
- a CDS encoding alpha/beta hydrolase; the protein is MNDTMMKDQADDLFPIGYHKVHPIKIIDYQLNRWYSLGFYELSDIKILGANIKGIDDWKPKMIEMADHKLKHGEKLAAAMYYRGAEFFTMPDDPDKYKLYQKFRHFFYQSSIVNSEDCKYIPYDNGFIPAMRYAAKGKKTETLLIFGGFDSFMEEFCLIAQTFTKRGIEVICFEGPGQGEPLKDYGLKMIIDWEKPTKAVLDHFNLEEASLMGISMGGWWAIRAAAFEPRITKVIALGVGYDYLEILPKWGKKLLLFFMKFKGFMNHMARIKMKLIPQERWSINNLMHLTGAKTPMDASQIILQMNKENIASEKVTQDVLLLSGAKDHFIPVKMHHLQVKALKNAQSVTDHIFTKKDAAEDHCMVGNMSLAINTITAWLELKTKSKNETDYL
- a CDS encoding alpha/beta hydrolase — protein: MEATQMQNDNIQLSKFNIKQTMVGKLNYTYLQEGKGHPIFFLHGFPDHAGAWDDLITELAESNTCISPFLRGYYPTDIPKDHDYSALRIAEDIHALALKLDLKEYTVVGHDWGATVAYIMANLYPLHVKRVIALNMPHPKFLKPSLKLLLKARHILYFANRSKSITRLSKNNYAYLDTLYKRWSPKLSAEQLKLEMVHCFEKPWRKEAALGYYWQLGKERKQKERLALYQQLPTIPTLVLIGQKDGTVDLNQFKKMEAEHCFNLRYHNEAGHFLHREATNFCIQQIQHFIQE
- a CDS encoding helix-turn-helix domain-containing protein, producing the protein MNKSNIHIAVLPFKVFSNKTDLEYLGDGLSEFIINKLSIIDGLRLTSSTSSFRFKNSPLSLKEISESLQAHVVVEGSVTIIDKKIKVLTNLIDPINDHVLWSQSWKDDFNNIIDLEEEISTEIAEKLRENFWHFDFSGFNLRKQNVSVDAYLHYLKGQYHYKKWNESDVNKAIDCFNKALSYEENYAAPLIGLANSYVFLAGTGYINPFDAFQKVNHYCDKAKVIAPNSSDLGFTLGSNYFWQDWQLKNAFVELNKVLESNPSHSESHTVLSLIYILIGKSLQANKHINIALQLDPLSPNKLFTKGWIAYLDHDYELAAKYCNQALSYSPKLMPAIVIKSCAQIMSGDTEAVIEFFTTKMDTCNDAAAYFGVLGLCYAKLEQLEKLDACKDKLSQITTDRSIAFQFLIYAFDNDHEKAVKWLRLAFDQKIPLLLFLIVDPLISPITQNADFIEIKSQLIKIRWSGLEVNETEVHITTKKTWSTEEVKRVIQFFEKEHPYLDAGIDIRKMATAMDIHCNKLSALINEEFGKNFNEFINGYRIELFKERIADAKYSHLSILGLALECGFNSKSSFNTAFKQLTGMTPKAYKNSIS
- a CDS encoding SRPBCC domain-containing protein, with the translated sequence MKQVFGLLTLMLLTLSACNNMTDKSSKQQNQNTEMKQIKIVRQFEVLPDKVFAAFTKPNDMIVWWTSDTKFDIDLRVGGQYTITRTEGKDTFVMTGKYLEVEQPNKLKYTCAMPDFSPVVDTITVEIKPDGKRGSQLIFIQVGEGISEELRKLPEGTISDTEKGWNYGFDLMEKSWKQNKK
- a CDS encoding SRPBCC family protein produces the protein MDRITVKTSVQAEIDKVWNYWTEPKHITNWNFATDEWTCPSAENDLKPNGTFSWRMEAKDGSIGFDFEGTYEKIVDKELISYKMSDGRKVDIEFTQNGNEIQVSETFDAEGTNSDEQQRAGWQAILGNFKKYVESE
- a CDS encoding tetratricopeptide repeat protein; the protein is MKERGEFMHPIEKRGVTMLNLTWMTKLLFIGIVQILLISCSNKTEVRQLNELGFSQYNSEEYEKAILTFSVALELDEKSHESYNGRALAKKAMGRTKEALSDYDRAIQILEDTVYLNSRAKAKFDLDDLEGAVSDYSRCLELNPNYYLPCRYPKK